The stretch of DNA GGCTCCTCTCCCAAGTGTCAcacagagggagggtgctgatCATCAACAACTTGGCAACATCCTCCCTATGGCAGAAACTGGCCATTCTCAACCCCCCGGTGGTCTGCTTGTGGAACTACAGAGCAACTTAGTTAATTATTATCTGGTCGGGGAGTCACTGGCTGAGGGTGTTGGTGATGTACCTGCTTGTCCAGGAGGGGGGACAAGGCCTGGTGGACCTGGAGAGCAGGTTGGCAGTGTTCTGAATCAAAGTGGTGCAGAGGCTACTGtacatactgtctctctctctctctctctctctctctctgtctgtctgtctgtctgtctgtctgtctgtctgtctgtctgtctgtctgtctgtctgtctgtctgtctgtctgtctgtctgtctgtctgtctgtctctctctctctctctctctctctctctctctctctctctctctctctctctctccctctccctctccctctccctctccctctccctctccctctccctctccctctccctctctctctcttaacagAGCTCTGCACAGGCAGCAGTGGAGGACAGTAATCAGATATTTGCTGAGCTGATCCGCTCCATTGAGAGAAGGCGCTCTGAGGTGAAGGAGCTGATCAGAGCCCAAGAGAAGGCTCAAGTGAGTCAAGCTGAAGGACTCCTGGAGCAACTGAAGCAGGAGATAGCTGAGCTGAGGAAGAGAAGCACTGAGCTggagcagctctcacacacagaggATCACATCCATTTCCTCCAGGTAACTAAACTGCCTTGTTACATGTGATATGAAATTAATTTAATGTGAAACTATTCATCTCAATCATTATGTTGTCCCCCgcctctgtccgtccctcccccgctctgtccatccctccccacctctgaccgtccctctctccccccgtccctctctccccacgttcctccctccccctctctatccgtccctctctccctctctctgtccgtccctctctctgcccctctcgctctctgtccctctctctcgctctctgtccccctcactctctctctctctgtctccagagttatcagtctctctccagtaTCAGTGTATCTTCAGACTTACCCAGCATCGTTGTCCGTCCTCTTCAGTACTTTGAAGATGTGAGTAAGACTGTgtctgagctgagagagaaactaGAAGACTTCCTTAAAGGAGAATGGACCAAGATCTCCACTACAGGTGTGTTGAAAATAATAACAACATCAACTTTAGACCGTTGAAAGTTCCCTACTAGTCATATACATGTGGAATATGGTATGATGAtaacattccctctctctgtcaatgtgtttgtgtgtctgtagtgaATATAGTGGATGTTGTACTGCCTCCAGAGCCCAAGACCAGAGAACAGTTTTTACAATGTGAGTGTCTTTATTGTGAAGTAACTAACAGTCTCTTTTTACTGACACTCCTAACAATCCCACTCGAAATATATAGAAATATTAGATCTAATCAAAGACTGGGTATCTATCTGACTCCTCATATTTCTCTGATTTGAGCTCTGCTGTGCTCTAATCAAAGACAGGGTAGATACAGTATCTGACGTAACTTATTGTTCTAACTCCCCTCATTGGTCTCTGCTCTGCTCGTCTCCCAGATTCCTGTCAGctcacactggacccaaacacagcacacacacacctctctctgtctgaagggAACAGAAAGGTGACCTATACAGGCCAAGTCCAACCATATCCTGACCATCCAGACAGATTCACCAACCAGTACCAGGttctgtgtagagagggtctgtctggacgctgttactgggaggtgaAGTGGAGTAGTTATGTTATTACAGCAGTCTCATATAAAGACATCAGCAGAACAGAGACAGATAATATATTTGGATacaatgacaagtcctggagtTTACAGTACTATAGAGGTGGTTATTGTTTCAGACACAATAATGTTGTGACTAAAGTATCAGACCCTCAGTCCTCCAGAGTAGGAGTGTACCTGGATCACAAGGCAGGTACTCTGTCCTTCTACAGTGTCTCTGACACAATGACCCTCCTCCACAGAGTCCAGACCACATTCACTCAGCCCCTCTATCCTGGATTTCATCTCTGTGGTactgctgagctggttaaactgtagtagggtccacatagatactagtcatgctggtgcagtctatagctgagctggttaaactgtagtagggtccacatagatactagtcatgctggtgtagtctatagctgagctgattaaactgtagtagggtccacatataTACATgtcatgctggtggtgatggtcccCAGATGTGATGATTCATTCTGCTCTGTTTTATATTCAATGATTTGACTGATTTGATCTTCAGATGTTATGAATAAAAATTCAatacattcatatttttttaagTGCAATGTTTTAATCTTGTACATTTCCATGAATCATGATGTATGGTGTTGATGTATATTGGTTGTCATTCAGAACCATTGATATGTTTTCTCAattggttctctgtctctatgtaattTTCTTCAGTGGCATTGAACAGGTAGTATcacttactaactaactaaactaTATAGGATGGACACAGATTAATCCTAGTCCTAGACTAAAAAGTATGTTCAATGTAGATGTCCGGGAAACCGGCCCTAAATTTGGCATCTTTCATCCTCCCATACTGCTCAGTCAAGCAACATTAAACCTGTCCAGCAGGTGGTGCTATTGACCAAACAATAAAACTATCAGATATCTTGACTTGCCACTCAGTATATCAGTAATGTTCAGAATAGTACTTTAATAAGGGATGACAGTTACTTCAAATGGATTGTGATATATGTATTGCCGATTTCATTTTTTGTTTCGATACAAATTTCCCCAGAATGGGATTTATTGAGTGAGGGATTCCAGGAGGGGTTAGGGTACTATCTTCCTGATCTGGTAACTCTTCCGAGAGGTCGCCAGTAACATAAGGGAGTTATCATGGAAGGTGTTGTCAGATCGTGTCTTAATGCATGGAAGGAATAATTTGACCACAAACAGTGTGTGTGAACCTCAAAACCCTCCCTAACCGGCTGAAGAAAGAGCGACAAAGGCGTGCAAAACGACAGTGCCTTTTAGCACTTCTGTCTGAGTCTGAGCCATAGGCCGGGTGTGCGGGCGGCAGGAGTGCTGAGAGCGCGTGTTGTGTGAGCGTGGACAGAGAGATAACGGCTCAGGTGAGATACTCGTTCGTGTACGTGAGAGAAACAGATTTATCTATTAGGATATTGAAATCTGGACATTACCAAGGGCCATCAAATGGGACAGGCAAGAGTTACATGTGCCGTTGGGAAGATAACTGTGAAGACGatctgaaaaagagagagatccggaagaaaggggggggggggggggttggtctacACACTGTGAACAATTTGGACTAAGTATGTATTGAGATACTGATCTTTGATTACCAGGACACTCGTGACAGGAAAACAGGGGCAGAGGGGGGCTGTAATGAGAAGAGTTATTACCGGCAATAAAAGGATGAAAATGAAGGAGAAGGAGACCAGCATAATTTGGGCATGGAATGTAACGGATGGACGGTTCCCCAGTTTTAGTCGCATCAAGGGTGGTGTGAagttattaaacatgtttaacttCAACATTTCTTCTCTTTCCTTTTCAAGTCAATATGTTTTAAGGTTTTGTGGAACATGAGACTGATCATTgtgtgttatgggttagatggAATGATATATGTGCAAATGTATATATAGCAGGAGGCGAGgtgtttcagacagaatgtttacATAGGGTTGTTAAGTGATGGAATGTGACTGCAGTGGAGATCTGTGGGGGCTCATAAAGTAAGGTTGTGCTGATAGAGGAATATCATTCCCAGAGACTGAATATTGTTACAGGAGATAGCTCATAGGAGAGGGAGGACGGCTAACTGTACACAATATAGGGACTATTATGATGTTAACATATATTTTCCCTTCTATGTGCAAAAATAAACAAATTACAAAGTACATTTGTATATTTACCCAAAGACCAGGACCCCAGGAAACTGGTAATTTTCCCTTCGAACACATGATTCACAACGTGATTCAAAAACAACATgttaaatcaaaaataaacacatttgaaTAACCAATCAACTTATCTCATGAAGCAACGGTTAAATAGAGTAGAAACTGGTGTTTCTCATTCATTTTATAACTAAATCCCACCTGTTTCTATCATTTCTAGTGAGATTGATCTGGTCTCACCAGAAAGCCAGGACACAGGGCATTCGACAACATTAAATATTTCCTTTCTTTCCCTGTCCTTCAGAAACCATTTCAAAACCTTCCAAACATTTACATCCTTCTTCATACACAATTTACAACTGAATTGAAAAGACCCCATCCAAAATAAATCCCACACTATCAACACAACTAACGTATATTCATAACCAGTCAATTGTGTGTGCGTGCTGGTGAACCGTAGGTCAAAAACACACATGAACAGGCCTCACTTTTCTGGAACTCCGTTTATGGCCTAATCCAGATACTTTTATACTTAAAACTGCCGAATATCCCTAACTGCTCTCCCCAAGACCACAGTCTCCGGGGACATTCCAACGAGAGATAATGAAACCCCCTtttctggaaaagaaagtgtacatTTCGTTagcatttactatgttacatttTAATCAGCAAGCCAAAGGTATTAATTATAAACCAAACATGATAATTGTAAATCCACTGTCCTTACTCTAATCATTAAATGTTTGTTTCAATCCACCAATGTTTATGTATCTTTAATTTGGCATGTCCTATTCTCCATAACCACCACACCACAATGTTCATGAACTAACTGAAACAATGTCAACAAGTTCATTTTAGGTTTAGTAACACCTCTGCTAATTCCTCGTTACCCCTCCACCCTTTCATACATTCTAGAAATCTATTTCAGAATAAAACCACATCAAATGTAAATCTATTTCAGAATGAAACTACATAAAATGTAAATCTATTTCAGAACAAAACCACATCAAATGTAAATCTATTTCAGAATGAAACTACATAAAATGTAAATCTATTTCA from Salvelinus fontinalis isolate EN_2023a chromosome 5, ASM2944872v1, whole genome shotgun sequence encodes:
- the LOC129854967 gene encoding tripartite motif-containing protein 16-like isoform X2; the encoded protein is MAENQELFCCSICLDLLKDPVTTACGHSYCMGCIKESWDQDDLKGFYSCPQCRQTFIPRPVLNRSTVLAEVVEKLKKTGLQAAPPPALYYAGPGDVVCDFCTGTRKQKALMSCLACLASYCETHLQPHYEYPAFKKHKLVKATTQLQEKICSHHDKLLEVYCRTDQQCICLLCTMDEHKGHDTVSAAAERTEKQRQLGMSQQKVQQRFQEREKKLKELQQAVESFKSSAQAAVEDSNQIFAELIRSIERRRSEVKELIRAQEKAQVSQAEGLLEQLKQEIAELRKRSTELEQLSHTEDHIHFLQSYQSLSSISVSSDLPSIVVRPLQYFEDVSKTVSELREKLEDFLKGEWTKISTTVNIVDVVLPPEPKTREQFLQYSCQLTLDPNTAHTHLSLSEGNRKVTYTGQVQPYPDHPDRFTNQYQVLCREGLSGRCYWEVKWSSYVITAVSYKDISRTETDNIFGYNDKSWSLQYYRGGYCFRHNNVVTKVSDPQSSRVGVYLDHKAGTLSFYSVSDTMTLLHRVQTTFTQPLYPGFHLCGTAELVKL
- the LOC129854967 gene encoding tripartite motif-containing protein 16-like isoform X1; this translates as MAENQELFCCSICLDLLKDPVTTACGHSYCMGCIKESWDQDDLKGFYSCPQCRQTFIPRPVLNRSTVLAEVVEKLKKTGLQAAPPPALYYAGPGDVVCDFCTGTRKQKALMSCLACLASYCETHLQPHYEYPAFKKHKLVKATTQLQEKICSHHDKLLEVYCRTDQQCICLLCTMDEHKGHDTVSAAAERTEKQRQLGMSQQKVQQRFQEREKKLKELQQAVESFKSSAQAAVEDSNQIFAELIRSIERRRSEVKELIRAQEKAQVSQAEGLLEQLKQEIAELRKRSTELEQLSHTEDHIHFLQYFEDVSKTVSELREKLEDFLKGEWTKISTTVNIVDVVLPPEPKTREQFLQYSCQLTLDPNTAHTHLSLSEGNRKVTYTGQVQPYPDHPDRFTNQYQVLCREGLSGRCYWEVKWSSYVITAVSYKDISRTETDNIFGYNDKSWSLQYYRGGYCFRHNNVVTKVSDPQSSRVGVYLDHKAGTLSFYSVSDTMTLLHRVQTTFTQPLYPGFHLCGTAELVKL